From Streptomyces asiaticus, one genomic window encodes:
- a CDS encoding multifunctional oxoglutarate decarboxylase/oxoglutarate dehydrogenase thiamine pyrophosphate-binding subunit/dihydrolipoyllysine-residue succinyltransferase subunit gives MSPQSPNTSSVSTDEQDGQGSNPAAAFGPNEWLVDEIYQQYLQDPNSVDRAWWDFFADYKPGQDTGSAVATPPQGVAASAAPAAPAKPAPAKPAEAKPAAPAAKPAEAKPAAAAPAAPAAAQPAAAQPAPPAAKAAPAAPAKPAPAKPTPAEPTVSKKEPAAPSAGPELVTLRGPSAAVAKNMNASLELPTATSVRAVPVKLLFDNRIVINNHLKRARGGKVSFTHLIGYAMVQALKAMPSMNHSFTEKDGKPTLVKPEHINLGLAIDLVKPNGDRQLVVAAIKKAETLNFFEFWQAYEDIVRRARANKLTMEDFTGVTASLTNPGGIGTVHSVPRLMPGQGLIIGVGAMEYPAEFQGTSQDTLNKLGISKVMTLTSTYDHRVIQGAASGEFLRVMSQLLLGENDFFDEIFKALRIPYEPVRWLKDIDVSHDDDVTKAARVFDLIHSYRVRGHVMADTDPLEYRQRKHPDLDIIEHGLTLWDLEREFAVGGFAGKSMMKLRDILGVLRDSYCRTTGIEFMHIQDPKQRKWIQDRVERNHDKPEREEQLRILRRLNAAEAFETFLQTKYVGQKRFSLEGGESVIPLLDAVLDAAAESRLDEVVIGMAHRGRLNVLANIVGKSYAQIFREFEGNLDPKSMHGSGDVKYHLGAEGTFTGLDGEQIKVSLAANPSHLEAVDPVLEGVVRAKQDIIGKAGTDFTVLPVALHGDAAFAGQGVVAETLNMSQLRGYRTGGTVHIVINNQVGFTAAPAASRSSMYATDVARMIEAPIFHVNGDDPEAVVRVARLAFEFRQAFNKDVVIDLICYRRRGHNETDNPGFTQPLMYDLIDKKRSVRKLYTESLIGRGDITLEEAEQALQDFQGQLEKVFTEVRDAVSAPAPAEVPEPQAEFPVSVQTAVSQEVVKRIAESQVNTPDRITVHPRLFPQLQRRAAMIEDDSIDWGMGETLAIGSLLMEGTPVRLAGQDSRRGTFGQRHAVLVDRETGDDYTPLLYLTEDQARYNVYDSLLSEYAAMGFEYGYSLARPNALVMWEAQFGDFVNGAQTIVDEFISSAEQKWGQTSGVTLLLPHGYEGQGPDHSSARIERFLQLCAQNNMTVAAPTLPSNYFHLLRWQVHNPHHKPLVVFTPKSMLRLKAAASKTEEFLSGSFRPVIGDETVDPAAVRKVVFCSGKVYYDLAAERDKRGANDTAIIRLERLYPLPGAELQAEIAKYSGVEKFVWAQEEPANQGAWPFIALNLIDHLELSVGADVPAAERLVRVSRPHSSSPAVGSNKRHQSEQGALVAEVFEI, from the coding sequence GTGTCGCCACAGTCCCCCAACACCTCGAGCGTCTCGACCGATGAACAGGACGGGCAGGGGAGTAACCCTGCCGCTGCCTTCGGCCCCAATGAGTGGCTCGTCGACGAGATCTACCAGCAGTACCTCCAGGACCCGAACTCGGTCGACCGAGCCTGGTGGGACTTCTTCGCCGACTACAAGCCGGGTCAGGACACCGGCTCCGCGGTGGCCACGCCACCACAGGGAGTAGCCGCGAGCGCCGCCCCGGCGGCCCCGGCCAAGCCCGCGCCGGCCAAGCCCGCGGAGGCCAAGCCCGCCGCCCCGGCCGCGAAGCCCGCCGAGGCCAAGCCGGCCGCCGCGGCCCCCGCCGCTCCCGCTGCCGCGCAGCCCGCGGCGGCACAGCCCGCGCCCCCCGCCGCGAAGGCCGCCCCGGCGGCCCCGGCCAAGCCCGCGCCGGCCAAGCCGACCCCGGCCGAGCCGACGGTCTCCAAGAAGGAGCCCGCCGCGCCCTCCGCGGGGCCCGAGCTGGTCACGCTGCGCGGCCCGTCCGCCGCCGTGGCGAAGAACATGAACGCGTCGCTGGAGCTGCCGACCGCCACCTCGGTCCGCGCGGTCCCGGTGAAGCTGCTGTTCGACAACCGCATCGTCATCAACAACCACCTCAAGCGCGCCCGCGGCGGCAAGGTGTCCTTCACGCACCTGATCGGCTACGCCATGGTGCAGGCGCTGAAGGCGATGCCCTCGATGAACCACTCGTTCACCGAGAAGGACGGCAAGCCGACCCTGGTCAAGCCCGAGCACATCAACCTCGGCCTCGCCATCGACCTGGTCAAGCCCAACGGCGACCGCCAGCTCGTGGTCGCGGCGATCAAGAAGGCCGAGACGCTCAACTTCTTCGAGTTCTGGCAGGCGTACGAGGACATCGTCCGCCGCGCCCGCGCGAACAAGCTGACGATGGAGGACTTCACCGGCGTCACGGCCTCCCTCACCAACCCGGGCGGCATCGGCACCGTCCACTCGGTGCCGCGGCTGATGCCCGGCCAGGGCCTGATCATCGGCGTCGGCGCCATGGAGTACCCGGCCGAGTTCCAGGGCACCTCCCAGGACACCCTGAACAAGCTGGGCATCTCCAAGGTCATGACGCTGACCAGCACCTATGACCACCGGGTGATCCAGGGCGCCGCCTCCGGCGAGTTCCTGCGGGTCATGAGCCAGCTGCTGCTCGGCGAGAACGACTTCTTCGACGAGATCTTCAAGGCGCTGCGCATCCCCTACGAGCCGGTCCGCTGGCTCAAGGACATCGACGTCAGCCACGACGACGACGTCACCAAGGCCGCGCGGGTCTTCGACCTGATCCACTCCTACCGGGTCCGCGGCCATGTCATGGCCGACACCGACCCGCTGGAGTACCGCCAGCGCAAGCACCCCGACCTGGACATCATCGAGCACGGGCTCACCCTGTGGGACCTGGAGCGCGAGTTCGCGGTCGGCGGCTTCGCGGGCAAGTCCATGATGAAGCTGCGCGACATCCTGGGCGTGCTGCGCGACTCGTACTGCCGCACCACCGGCATCGAGTTCATGCACATCCAGGACCCCAAGCAGCGCAAGTGGATCCAGGACCGCGTCGAGCGCAACCACGACAAGCCGGAGCGCGAGGAGCAGCTGCGCATCCTGCGCCGGCTCAACGCGGCCGAGGCGTTCGAGACCTTCCTCCAGACCAAGTACGTCGGCCAGAAGCGGTTCTCCCTGGAGGGCGGCGAGTCCGTCATCCCGCTGCTGGACGCGGTGCTGGACGCGGCCGCCGAGTCGCGTCTTGACGAGGTCGTCATCGGCATGGCCCACCGCGGCCGGCTGAACGTGCTGGCCAACATCGTCGGCAAGTCGTACGCGCAGATCTTCCGCGAGTTCGAGGGCAACCTCGACCCGAAGTCCATGCACGGCTCCGGTGACGTCAAGTACCACCTGGGCGCCGAGGGCACCTTCACCGGTCTGGACGGCGAGCAGATCAAGGTCTCGCTCGCCGCGAACCCCTCCCACCTGGAGGCCGTGGACCCGGTCCTGGAGGGCGTCGTCCGCGCCAAGCAGGACATCATCGGCAAGGCCGGCACCGACTTCACCGTGCTGCCCGTCGCCCTCCACGGCGACGCGGCCTTCGCGGGCCAGGGTGTGGTGGCCGAGACGCTGAACATGTCGCAGCTGCGCGGCTACCGCACCGGCGGCACCGTGCACATCGTGATCAACAACCAGGTCGGCTTCACCGCCGCCCCGGCCGCGTCCCGCTCCTCGATGTACGCCACGGACGTCGCGCGCATGATCGAGGCGCCGATCTTCCACGTCAACGGCGACGACCCGGAGGCCGTCGTGCGCGTCGCGCGGCTCGCCTTCGAGTTCCGCCAGGCGTTCAACAAGGACGTGGTCATCGACCTGATCTGCTACCGCCGCCGCGGTCACAACGAGACCGACAACCCCGGTTTCACCCAGCCGCTGATGTACGACCTGATCGACAAGAAGCGCTCGGTGCGCAAGCTCTACACCGAGTCGCTGATCGGGCGCGGCGACATCACCCTGGAAGAGGCCGAGCAGGCGCTCCAGGACTTCCAGGGCCAGCTGGAGAAGGTCTTCACCGAGGTCCGCGACGCGGTCTCGGCCCCGGCCCCGGCCGAGGTCCCCGAGCCGCAGGCGGAGTTCCCGGTCTCGGTCCAGACGGCGGTCTCCCAGGAGGTCGTCAAGCGGATCGCCGAGTCCCAGGTCAACACCCCCGACCGGATCACCGTCCACCCGCGGCTGTTCCCGCAGCTCCAGCGGCGCGCGGCGATGATCGAGGACGACTCGATCGACTGGGGCATGGGCGAGACCCTCGCCATCGGCTCGCTGCTGATGGAGGGCACCCCGGTCCGGCTCGCCGGCCAGGACTCCCGCCGCGGCACCTTCGGCCAGCGCCACGCGGTGCTGGTGGACCGCGAGACCGGCGACGACTACACCCCGCTGCTGTACCTCACCGAGGACCAGGCGCGGTACAACGTCTACGACTCGCTGCTCAGCGAGTACGCGGCGATGGGCTTCGAGTACGGCTACTCGCTGGCCCGCCCGAACGCGCTGGTCATGTGGGAGGCGCAGTTCGGTGACTTCGTCAACGGCGCGCAGACCATCGTCGACGAGTTCATCTCCTCGGCCGAGCAGAAGTGGGGCCAGACCTCTGGTGTCACCCTGCTGCTGCCGCACGGCTACGAGGGCCAGGGCCCGGACCACTCCTCGGCCCGGATCGAGCGCTTCCTCCAGCTGTGCGCGCAGAACAACATGACGGTCGCCGCGCCGACGCTGCCGTCGAACTACTTCCACCTGCTGCGCTGGCAGGTCCACAACCCGCACCACAAGCCGCTGGTCGTCTTCACCCCGAAGTCGATGCTGCGTCTGAAGGCCGCGGCGTCGAAGACGGAGGAGTTCCTCTCCGGCTCGTTCCGCCCGGTGATCGGCGACGAGACGGTCGACCCGGCCGCGGTGCGCAAGGTGGTCTTCTGCTCCGGCAAGGTCTACTACGACCTGGCCGCGGAGCGGGACAAGCGCGGTGCGAACGACACGGCGATCATCCGCCTGGAGCGGCTGTACCCGCTGCCGGGTGCGGAGCTCCAGGCCGAGATCGCCAAGTACTCGGGCGTCGAGAAGTTCGTCTGGGCGCAGGAGGAACCGGCGAACCAGGGTGCCTGGCCGTTTATCGCGCTCAACCTGATCGACCACCTGGAGCTGTCGGTCGGCGCGGACGTCCCCGCCGCCGAGCGCCTGGTCCGGGTCTCCCGCCCGCACTCGTCCTCGCCCGCGGTGGGGTCGAACAAGCGGCACCAGTCGGAGCAGGGGGCGCTGGTGGCCGAGGTCTTCGAGATCTGA
- a CDS encoding sensor histidine kinase, translating into MTRARWARRLPKVRAGTAPKDTAPKVLARGGWARRAPQVRADKSPRLWPRGVPKVSRLPGAPTGRRAWSRATWARVWEALRPFDPYRSVKAALGALVVGSVIITTLLVFAAMHSDTELRVITIFSIIASLLITQFVANGLTAPLDEMTEVTRAMANGDYTRRVRAAQRGDEFGDLASAFNRMAADLEAVDTHRKELVANVSHELRTPIAALRAVLENVVDGVSDADPETMRVALKQTQRLGRLVDQLLDLSRLDNGVVPLHARRFEVWPYLAGILKEAGMAKGAESHSGAHTRKDVHLNLDVSPPELTAHADAERLHQVVANLIDNAVKHSPAHGRVTVRARRGDGPGSLELEVLDEGPGIPEADWHRVFERFNRGGLSPDGSVDGRRRPGPVSDGGTGLGLAIARWAVDLHGGRIGVAESSRGCRIKVSLPGPVPEPKPGTP; encoded by the coding sequence ATGACGAGGGCCCGCTGGGCACGCAGGCTCCCCAAGGTCCGGGCAGGCACGGCTCCCAAGGACACGGCTCCCAAGGTCTTGGCACGCGGGGGCTGGGCGCGCCGGGCTCCCCAGGTCCGGGCGGACAAGTCCCCCAGGCTCTGGCCGCGCGGGGTCCCCAAGGTCTCCCGGCTGCCCGGGGCCCCCACGGGCCGGCGGGCGTGGTCCCGCGCCACCTGGGCCCGGGTCTGGGAGGCGCTGCGCCCCTTCGACCCGTACCGCTCGGTCAAGGCGGCGCTGGGGGCGCTGGTCGTCGGCTCGGTGATCATCACCACGCTGCTCGTCTTCGCGGCGATGCACTCCGACACCGAGCTGCGCGTCATCACCATCTTCTCGATCATCGCCTCGCTGCTGATCACCCAGTTCGTGGCGAACGGGCTCACGGCCCCGCTGGACGAGATGACCGAGGTCACCCGGGCGATGGCCAACGGCGACTACACCCGGCGGGTGCGGGCGGCGCAGCGCGGGGACGAGTTCGGCGACCTGGCGTCCGCGTTCAACCGGATGGCGGCCGACCTGGAGGCGGTGGACACCCACCGCAAGGAGCTGGTGGCCAACGTCTCGCATGAGCTGCGCACCCCGATCGCGGCGCTGCGGGCGGTGCTGGAGAACGTGGTGGACGGCGTCTCGGACGCCGATCCGGAGACCATGCGGGTCGCGCTGAAGCAGACCCAGCGCCTGGGCCGCCTGGTGGACCAGCTGCTCGATCTGTCCCGCCTCGACAACGGGGTGGTGCCGCTGCACGCGCGGCGGTTCGAGGTCTGGCCGTATCTGGCCGGGATCCTCAAGGAGGCCGGCATGGCCAAGGGCGCGGAGTCCCATTCGGGCGCGCACACCCGTAAGGACGTCCATCTCAACCTGGACGTCTCGCCGCCGGAGCTGACCGCCCACGCCGATGCGGAGCGGCTGCACCAGGTGGTGGCGAACCTCATCGACAACGCGGTGAAGCACAGCCCGGCACACGGCCGGGTGACCGTGCGCGCCCGGCGCGGTGACGGCCCGGGGAGCCTGGAGCTGGAGGTGCTGGACGAGGGCCCGGGCATTCCGGAGGCGGATTGGCACCGGGTCTTCGAGCGGTTCAACCGGGGCGGGCTCTCCCCGGACGGCTCGGTGGACGGCCGGCGGCGGCCGGGGCCGGTCAGCGACGGCGGCACCGGTCTGGGGCTGGCGATCGCGCGCTGGGCGGTGGATCTGCACGGCGGGCGGATAGGGGTGGCGGAGTCCTCGCGCGGCTGCCGGATCAAGGTCAGCCTCCCCGGACCTGTCCCGGAACCCAAACCAGGGACCCCCTGA